The following nucleotide sequence is from Thermostaphylospora chromogena.
AAGACGAAGAGGTTGTCGACCGACAGGCTCTTCTCCACCACCCAGCCCGCGAAGTACTCCGTCCCCGCGTCGTGGCCGGCCAGCCCCCACAGCACCGCGCCGAAGGCCAGAGCCACTCCGATGTAGAAGACCGACCAGAACGTCGCCTCCCTCAGGCGGACGACGTGCGGACGGCGCGCCGCCACCACGAAGTCCACCGTGAGCAGCGCCACCACCAGTCCGATGGTCGCCAGCCATGCCCACGAGGGGATCTGCGCCACCCCGCCCCCTCCCGGTCGGTCGCCCCCTGCGGCTTCCGCCGCCTGAGACGCGCTCGAACACGACGCCTGTCGGGCGGCCGCGGCCCCGCGGCCCGGCGTCCCCGCTTCCGGGTTCCCGCTTCATCGCCGATGCCCGCCGGGAGCGGGTCTCACCCCGGATCGGCGGGCGTCACGACTCCGGGCACGCCGGCGCGCGGTGCGGGCTCCAGGACTTCAGGACGCACGCGACGCGGGTGCGCGTCCGGCCGAGCGGAGGACGCCGGGACGCGCACCCGCCCGGCCGGACCGGCTCGGCACTCGTCTCCAGGGCGGAAGACACGCTCACCAGACCACACGCGGCGTCCCCGCAGACACGACGATCGCGGCCGGGTGGGCCTTCCCCGTGAAGGCCCACCCGACGACCCGTCGCCTAGACGCCTGCCCGCGTCGGAACGCCGTGCGTGGTGGTCTCCTCCATGGACTCCTGACCCGGCTCGGGGTGCGTCTCCTCGATGCGCAACGCCACGCCGAGCGCGAAGAACGTCGGCGCCCACTCGCCGATGAAGATCCCCCACCTGTCGGCGCGGTCGAGGCCGGTGTGCGGCTCGGCCTTCAGCGAGGTCGCCCAGGACGCGAAGGCCAGGCCGATGGACGCCACCCCCAACGTGTACATCAGGTTGGAGCGAATGCCCATCTTGTGCAGCATGCGAACCATGTCATCCCCCCTGTCTGGTTCCGATGTACTGCTACCCCATCCCCCTGCAAGTACTCGACCCTCGCGAACACCCACGTTCCCCGCCGATCGTCACAGAAGGCATGCTCGGCGGATCTCCGGCCCCCGTCCCGGACGCGGCGCGGAAGGCCCTTGGCGGTCCCGGCGTTCCGGCGGGCCCACGGTGACGACCACGCGTTCGGCGCGGCACACGTCGCCGCCGGGAGGGACGGGGCCGAGGGCCCGACCGGAACCCGCTCGCGCCCTGATCCGGCCGAAGAGGCCCAGCGTCCCTGCGGCGGTGCCGCGGTTTCCGGCAGCGCCCGCCGTGGCGCTCCTCAGGCTTCCCCCGCTTCGCCGTCCGCACGTGGGCCCGCACGGCCGGACGGCGATGTCACCGGTCACGGTCTCGCCGCATCCCCGAGGGCCGGCTCCGCCGCGGCCCGGGGACGCGGCGGAGCCGTTCCGGGCGGTGCGCCGCGCGGCGGCCGCCCCGGCCCGCCGTCCGGCGTTCACCGCCCGCTCATCGCGATCTGCCGGTACGGCGACGCCCGATCGACCGATTACGCGACTCCGCACTTCGATAGCCCAGAGTGAACGCCTCCACGAGACAGAGAAGATCACGAACCGATAACGGTCCATCGGTTTGAGAGATTTAGGGCCCTTACACCAAGATCACATGACTACGTTCTGATCTGTTCGCTTTACCGGGACATGGGCTGACATTGACTCGGTCCTGAACCAACCGCTCGACGGTTGCGCGGCGCAGCACCGCTGACGCCCCGCCGTCAGCATGAGATGCGATCGAAGGAGCCAGATTGAACACCCGAGCCAAGCGCCTGGCCATCCCGCTCGGAGGCGCCGTCGCCGCCTCCGCACTGCTCGGCGCGTCGCTCTCCACGACCGCGGAGGCCGCCCCGGACCGCAAGACCCGCGTGCTGGCCGCCAGCCAGAGCAAGGCCAAGGCCGTCGCGGGCCGGTGGACCTCCGCTAGGCTGAAGTCCGCCACCCGGTACACCTCAGGTGCCGCGGCCAGCGGCAAGTTCAAGGTCTCCAAGAAGGCCTCCGCCGACGGCGGTGCCGGAAGGATCGGCCCCACCAGCCAGAGCGCGCCCTCCGGCGGCCGCTCCAAGAACGTGAACCTGCCCCGGACGATCGGTCGGGTCTTCTTCGAAGTGGGCGGCAAGGCCTACTACTGCTCGGCCACCTCCGTCCACGGGCAGTTCCGTAACCTGGTCGCCACGGCGGGTCACTGCGTTTACAACACCGAGGCCAACAGGCCGGTGGACAACTTCGTGTTCATCCCCGGCTACTACCAGGGCAAGGCCCCGTGGGGCATCTACGTCGGCGCGCAGTACCACACGCACTACGACTTCGACGTCTACGAGGACTACGACCGCGACTACGCCTTCGTCAACGTCTACAACGGCGTGAAGCGGGAAGGCAACAAGTGGGTCGACATCGGCCGGCTGGGCGACAACGTGGGCGGCCAGGGCTTCGCCTGGAACCAGCCCATCGGCAAGAAGTCCTTCGTCTTCGGCTACCCGACGGGCTCTCACCCCGACGGCGACCGGCCCTACACCGGTGAGACGCCGAAGTTCTGCTACGGCCAGACCTACGCCGGCCCGGCCGTTCCCGAGTTCAAGGTGGAGGAGCACGTCGCGATCAAGTGCGCCTTCACCCCGGGCTCCAGCGGCGGTCCGTTCCTGCTCCAGTACAGCAGCGCCAAGCGCACCGGTTACCTGAACGGTGTCGTCAGCCTCGTGATCGACAGCGACGGCAACCAGCGGTTCGACCGCACCACCACGCCGTACTTCGACGGCGAGACCGCGTCGATCTACAAGTACGCCTCCAACCGCTGGACCGGTTCCCTCCTCCGTCGCTGAGCGACCGCAACGGCGACGTGTCACAGGTGGGGCCGGCCGCGCACCGCGGCCGGCCCCACCGCCGTCTCAGCCCCGGATCGGGCTCACCGCATGTCGCGGTCGTGGAGGTCCGCGACCAGCGTGTCGCCCGTCACTCGCGTGCCGCCCGTCGAGGTCGGCGTGCGGGCCTGCGCTCTGGCCTGCGTCCTGGCCGCCGCGTCACCGCCCGGCAGGTCGCGGTCGTAGGCGTAGACGACGGCCGCCGTGGCGATCGCGCCGGTGTTCAGCGCGAGGGCCTTGTCGTTGATGTTCTCGATCGTGTCGCACGCCTGGTGGTAGCACGGGTCGTACGCCTCACCCGCGGTACCGCCGAACAGCTTGGCCTCCTCCGGCGTCTTGATGCCCTCGGCGCCGGTGAACAGACCGCCCGCCGGGATGCCCACCTCGATGAAGGGGCCGTAGTCGGAGCGGCCGGTGAAGTCGGTGCCGATGTGCGGCTGCCGCAGGGCGTCGAAGTACCGCTCGAACAGCTTCTCGATCTCGTCGGATCCGGGCGGACCGGCCGGCGCGCCCGTGGCGTCGGAGTCGTCGCCGTCGTAGATCATGAGCGCGTAGTTCGGCGAGGCCACCATGTCGAAGTTCAGGTACAGCCGGATCTGCGCGAGCTGCTCGGGCGTCAGGCTGGCGACGTAGTGCTGGGCACCGAGCAGGCCCAGCTCCTCAGCGCCCCACCAGGCGAAGCGCAGCTTGTTGCGGGTGGGGATCTTGCCCAGCTTCTCGGCGACCGCCAGGATGGCCGCGCTGCCCGACGCGTTGTCGTTCAGGCCCGGGCCCGCGGGCACCGAGTCCAGGTGCGCCCCCAGCACGACCGTGTTGTTCGGGTCGCCCCACCGGGAGTCGGCGATCACGTTGGTGGTCGTCCGCGTCTCGCTCACGGTGTCGACCTTCAGGTGCACCACGGCGTTCTCCAGTGAGGCCAGCTCCTCGCCCACGGCGAAGGAGGTGCCCACGACCGGGAGGTCGAACGGCGTGCCGAGGCTGCCGAGGAAGGTCTCGGTACGGCCCTCCTGCCCCTCGTTGAAGACGATGACGCCCACGGCCCCGGCCGCCTTGGCGTTGCTCGCCTTGACGCTGAAGTCGCAGGTGCCACGCTGGACGAGGGCGATGTTGCCGGGGGTGAACCCGGCGAAGTCCTCCGGCTCGCAGCCGGAGGTCGAGCCCGGTTCGGCGGGCGGCGGCAGTGTCAGGTCGACGGCCTGCACGGTCGCGGTGACCTCGCCCGACCCCGAGTAGCTCATGGTGGCGAACTCCCCGATCGCGGAGCCGTCGGGCGGCGTGGGCGTGTAGGTCCTGGGCGTGGGCGAGGTCCGTTCCATCACCGCGGTGGACTTCTCTTCGAAGTACGGGAACTCGAACGGCTGGACCGTCACCCGGTAACCCGCCTTGCGGAGCCTGTCGGCCACATACTCGCTGGAGGCGTCGTAACCGGGCGTTCCCGAGGCGCGAGTACCGCCGTTGGCGTCCGCGATCCGCTGCAGGGCCTTCAGATGCTTCTTCACCGGCCCGACGGTCACCGACTCGATCAGTTTCTTCTGCGCCGGAGCTGGCTTCGGGTCCGCCTGTGCCGGTGCCGCCAGGGCGAGCGGCAGACCGACCGCGACCGCGGCAGCCAACGATCGGGCGATACCTCTACGCGCGAGGATGCGCATGCGGCCTCCAAACTTTTCGCCGAGGAGCATTTCCCCGAACCAGTGCTGATCCGGAAACTAGCCCCACAGGCCGCCATAAGGAAAGATCCTCCTTGACAGTGCACGTAAATGTCTTGGTGTCGACGCCCAAAAACACATCGGTAGCTCCGATTTCGCTATTTATACCCTTTGCCTGATTTATTGACATTTGTCGTATTGCACCGTTGCGCCTCGGCCATACCTCCCATGGCGCCGTCGATCACCGCCTGGCATGCTGGCTGCCGAGGGCACGGGAGCCGAGCCCAGCCCGCACCTGGATCATCTTCACCGACCGGAGGACTCCCCCGATGGCCTCACCGTCCAACCGCCCCGTCGCCGATCCCGCGATCCGCCGGCACCGCACCGCGACCGCGACCCTCACCCTCACCAGGAACGGCACCCCCCTCTCGGGGCGGGAGGTGACCGTCTCGCAGAAGAACCACGCGTTCCTGTTCGGCTGCATCGGGTTCGACTTCGTCCCCCTCATAGGCGGCGAGCCGCCCTTCGGGGACGCGCGGACCCCCCTCGGGGACGCCGAGAAGGCGAACCTCGAACGAC
It contains:
- a CDS encoding trypsin-like serine peptidase, whose protein sequence is MNTRAKRLAIPLGGAVAASALLGASLSTTAEAAPDRKTRVLAASQSKAKAVAGRWTSARLKSATRYTSGAAASGKFKVSKKASADGGAGRIGPTSQSAPSGGRSKNVNLPRTIGRVFFEVGGKAYYCSATSVHGQFRNLVATAGHCVYNTEANRPVDNFVFIPGYYQGKAPWGIYVGAQYHTHYDFDVYEDYDRDYAFVNVYNGVKREGNKWVDIGRLGDNVGGQGFAWNQPIGKKSFVFGYPTGSHPDGDRPYTGETPKFCYGQTYAGPAVPEFKVEEHVAIKCAFTPGSSGGPFLLQYSSAKRTGYLNGVVSLVIDSDGNQRFDRTTTPYFDGETASIYKYASNRWTGSLLRR
- a CDS encoding M28 family metallopeptidase; the encoded protein is MRILARRGIARSLAAAVAVGLPLALAAPAQADPKPAPAQKKLIESVTVGPVKKHLKALQRIADANGGTRASGTPGYDASSEYVADRLRKAGYRVTVQPFEFPYFEEKSTAVMERTSPTPRTYTPTPPDGSAIGEFATMSYSGSGEVTATVQAVDLTLPPPAEPGSTSGCEPEDFAGFTPGNIALVQRGTCDFSVKASNAKAAGAVGVIVFNEGQEGRTETFLGSLGTPFDLPVVGTSFAVGEELASLENAVVHLKVDTVSETRTTTNVIADSRWGDPNNTVVLGAHLDSVPAGPGLNDNASGSAAILAVAEKLGKIPTRNKLRFAWWGAEELGLLGAQHYVASLTPEQLAQIRLYLNFDMVASPNYALMIYDGDDSDATGAPAGPPGSDEIEKLFERYFDALRQPHIGTDFTGRSDYGPFIEVGIPAGGLFTGAEGIKTPEEAKLFGGTAGEAYDPCYHQACDTIENINDKALALNTGAIATAAVVYAYDRDLPGGDAAARTQARAQARTPTSTGGTRVTGDTLVADLHDRDMR